In one Sphingomonas sanguinis genomic region, the following are encoded:
- the ndhC gene encoding NADH-quinone oxidoreductase subunit A: protein MVDLSQYLPILLFLGVALVLSTAFVFLPMLVARLTGAHKPNEQKLSEYECGFPAFEDPRSQFDVRFYLVAILFIIFDLEAAFLYPWAVSVFSLGWTAWFSMMIFIGELALGLVYAWKKGALDWE, encoded by the coding sequence TTGGTCGATCTGTCGCAATATCTGCCGATCCTCCTGTTCCTGGGCGTTGCCCTGGTTCTGTCGACGGCTTTCGTGTTTCTGCCGATGCTCGTGGCGCGCCTGACCGGCGCCCATAAGCCCAACGAGCAGAAGCTGTCCGAATATGAGTGCGGCTTCCCCGCGTTCGAAGACCCGCGCAGCCAGTTCGACGTGCGTTTCTACCTCGTCGCCATCCTGTTCATCATCTTCGATCTGGAAGCGGCGTTTCTGTACCCCTGGGCGGTCAGTGTCTTCAGCCTCGGCTGGACCGCCTGGTTTTCGATGATGATCTTCATCGGCGAGCTCGCGCTGGGTCTCGTCTATGCGTGGAAGAAGGGAGCGTTGGATTGGGAGTAA
- the nuoH gene encoding NADH-quinone oxidoreductase subunit NuoH — translation MTAFFNTTLGLPYGWAWTIATLVGILAIALPLMLAVAMVIYVDRKIWAAMALRRGPNVVGPFGLLQSFADGLKVFLQETIVPSAANRGLFLLAPIITFTVALIVWAVVPFQPGVVVANINVGLLYVLAASSLGVYGVILSGWASNSKYPFYSALRAAAQMVSYEVAIGFILISVVMWSGSFNLTDIVEAQKSVLGIPVNGFFLNPLLFPMAVMFFISALAETQRAPFDLTEAESELVAGYQTEYSSMSFALFWLGEYANVILMCALNAILFWGGYLPPFDWAPLYVVPGIVWLLLKMCFFFFVFSWVKATVPRYRYDQLMRLGWKVFLPVSLFWVFLVSGVLMYARVGVPA, via the coding sequence GTGACCGCGTTTTTCAACACGACGCTCGGCCTTCCTTATGGCTGGGCCTGGACGATCGCGACTTTGGTCGGGATTCTGGCGATCGCGCTGCCGCTGATGCTGGCCGTCGCGATGGTCATCTATGTTGACCGCAAGATCTGGGCGGCGATGGCGCTGCGCCGGGGGCCGAACGTCGTCGGCCCCTTCGGTCTGCTCCAGTCCTTCGCCGACGGTCTGAAGGTCTTCCTTCAGGAAACTATCGTTCCCTCGGCCGCCAATCGCGGGCTGTTCCTGCTGGCGCCGATCATCACCTTCACGGTCGCGCTGATCGTCTGGGCGGTGGTGCCGTTCCAGCCGGGCGTGGTCGTCGCCAACATCAATGTCGGCCTGCTGTACGTTCTCGCGGCCTCGTCGCTTGGCGTGTACGGCGTGATCCTGTCGGGCTGGGCGTCGAACTCGAAATATCCCTTCTACTCGGCGCTTCGTGCCGCCGCGCAGATGGTGTCTTATGAAGTCGCGATCGGCTTCATCCTGATCTCGGTTGTGATGTGGTCGGGCAGTTTCAACCTGACCGACATTGTCGAGGCGCAGAAGAGCGTGCTGGGGATTCCGGTCAACGGCTTCTTCCTCAACCCGCTGCTTTTCCCGATGGCGGTGATGTTCTTCATCTCGGCGCTAGCCGAGACGCAGCGCGCGCCGTTCGATCTGACCGAAGCGGAGTCTGAGCTCGTCGCGGGTTACCAGACCGAATACAGCTCGATGTCGTTCGCGCTGTTCTGGCTGGGCGAATACGCCAACGTCATCCTGATGTGCGCGCTGAACGCGATCCTGTTCTGGGGTGGCTATCTGCCGCCGTTCGACTGGGCGCCGCTCTATGTCGTGCCGGGCATCGTATGGCTGCTGCTGAAGATGTGCTTCTTCTTCTTCGTGTTTTCCTGGGTGAAGGCGACCGTACCGCGTTACCGGTACGACCAGCTGATGCGGCTGGGCTGGAAGGTGTTCCTGCCGGTGTCGCTGTTCTGGGTATTCTTGGTGTCTGGCGTGCTGATGTATGCGCGCGTGGGAGTTCCGGCATGA
- the nuoF gene encoding NADH-quinone oxidoreductase subunit NuoF, whose amino-acid sequence MLADKDRIFTNLYGYQPWNVDAAMKRGDWDNTKALLELGQDKIIDVIKASGLRGRGGAGFPTGMKWSFMPKEPRPDRPSFLVINADESEPGSCKDREIIRHDPHKLIEGALVAGFAMRARAAYIYIRGEYIREAETLFAAVAEAYDRGFLGKNACGSGYDFDVFVHRGAGAYICGEETAMIESLEGKKGQPRLKPPFPAGAGLYGCPTTVNNVESIAVAPTILRRGAEWFSSFGRENNKGTKLFQISGHVDRPCVVEESMSISFRELIEKHCGGIRGGWDNLLAVIPGGSSVPLVPAAEIMDAPMDFDGLKAVGSGLGTAAVIVMDKSTDIVRAISRLSYFYKHESCGQCTPCREGTGWMWRVMERMRTGDADVAEIDTLFQVTKQVEGHTICALGDAAAWPIQGLIRHFRPEMERRIRERKGETGGNAPMMEAAE is encoded by the coding sequence ATGCTCGCTGACAAGGACCGCATTTTCACCAATCTCTACGGCTATCAGCCGTGGAACGTCGACGCGGCGATGAAGCGCGGCGATTGGGACAATACCAAGGCGCTGCTGGAGCTGGGCCAGGACAAGATCATCGACGTCATCAAGGCGTCGGGTCTGCGTGGGCGCGGCGGTGCGGGCTTCCCGACCGGCATGAAGTGGAGCTTCATGCCCAAGGAACCGCGCCCCGACCGGCCGAGCTTCCTGGTCATCAACGCCGACGAATCCGAGCCGGGTTCGTGCAAGGACCGCGAGATCATCCGCCACGATCCGCACAAGCTGATCGAGGGCGCGCTGGTCGCGGGCTTCGCGATGCGCGCGCGGGCGGCCTATATCTATATTCGCGGCGAATATATCCGTGAGGCGGAGACGCTGTTCGCGGCGGTCGCCGAAGCCTATGACCGGGGCTTCCTGGGCAAGAATGCCTGTGGCTCGGGTTACGACTTCGACGTCTTCGTCCATCGTGGCGCGGGCGCCTATATCTGCGGCGAAGAGACCGCGATGATCGAAAGCCTGGAGGGCAAGAAGGGCCAGCCGCGCCTGAAGCCGCCTTTCCCGGCGGGGGCGGGCCTCTATGGCTGCCCGACCACGGTCAACAACGTGGAATCGATCGCGGTCGCCCCGACGATCCTGCGTCGCGGGGCCGAGTGGTTCTCCTCCTTCGGGCGCGAGAACAACAAGGGCACCAAGCTCTTCCAGATTTCCGGCCATGTCGATCGCCCCTGCGTGGTCGAGGAAAGCATGTCGATCAGCTTCCGCGAGCTGATCGAGAAGCATTGCGGCGGCATCCGTGGCGGTTGGGACAATCTGCTCGCGGTGATCCCGGGCGGTTCGTCGGTGCCGTTGGTGCCTGCCGCCGAGATCATGGACGCGCCGATGGATTTCGACGGCCTGAAGGCGGTCGGGTCGGGTCTCGGCACGGCGGCCGTCATCGTCATGGACAAGTCGACCGACATCGTCCGCGCGATCAGCCGTCTGTCCTATTTCTACAAGCATGAGAGCTGCGGCCAGTGCACGCCGTGCCGTGAAGGCACCGGCTGGATGTGGCGCGTGATGGAGCGGATGCGCACCGGCGATGCCGATGTGGCCGAGATCGACACGCTGTTCCAGGTGACGAAGCAGGTCGAAGGCCACACCATCTGCGCGCTCGGCGACGCGGCGGCCTGGCCGATCCAGGGCCTGATCCGCCACTTCCGCCCGGAGATGGAACGCCGCATTCGCGAACGCAAAGGCGAGACGGGCGGCAACGCCCCGATGATGGAAGCTGCCGAATAA
- the nuoG gene encoding NADH-quinone oxidoreductase subunit NuoG: MPKVKVDGVEIEVPQGATVLQACELAGKEIPRFCYHERLSIAGNCRMCLVEVKPGPPKPQASCALPAADNQEIFTTTPMVKAAREGVMEFLLINHPLDCPICDQGGECDLQDQSMAYGKGHSRYDENKRAVTEKYMGPIVKTVMTRCIQCTRCVRFAEEVAGVEEIGAIYRGENMQITSYLEQAVSSELSGNVVDLCPVGALTSKPYAFEARPWELKKTLAIDVMDAVGTNIRLDSRGRQVLRCVPRINDEVNEEWASDKTRHAIDGLVRRRLDRPFIRRDGKLVPATWDEAFAAIRDVNAGSSVAAIAGDLVDCETMFAAKALLAKMGSSLLEGRQTGMDYDVSSLAAVNFNTTIAGVEKADAILLIGTNLRWEAPLVNTRIRKAIKKGAKVFAIGPETDLTYKVEWLGADLSALGNLPEAVTELFGKAARPMVIVGGAALKGAHGASLKLVDQFNLVRTLEDGSAWNGYNVVHMAASRMGGLMLGYAQKGGIADVVSAAPKLAFFLGADEVDFAKLGSSFKVFVGHHGDKGAHHADVILPGATFAEKSGTWVNLEGRVQRGDRAVFAPGDARDDWTIFRALSEVLGQTLPFDTLDELRAAMTAEVPALGQVGLVTFDWAAPSLNATASGTLEGYPIKDFYLTNAICRASPTMQRCSAELVHGETYAEAAE, from the coding sequence ATGCCTAAGGTCAAAGTCGACGGCGTCGAGATCGAGGTGCCGCAGGGCGCCACCGTGCTGCAGGCCTGCGAGCTTGCGGGCAAGGAAATCCCGCGCTTCTGCTATCATGAGCGGCTGTCCATCGCGGGCAATTGCCGCATGTGCCTGGTCGAGGTGAAGCCTGGCCCCCCCAAGCCGCAGGCGTCTTGCGCGCTTCCGGCGGCGGACAATCAGGAAATCTTCACCACCACCCCGATGGTGAAGGCCGCGCGCGAAGGCGTGATGGAATTCCTGCTGATCAACCATCCGCTGGACTGCCCGATCTGCGATCAGGGCGGCGAATGCGACCTGCAGGACCAGTCCATGGCCTATGGCAAGGGCCATAGCCGCTATGACGAGAACAAGCGGGCCGTCACCGAGAAGTACATGGGTCCGATCGTCAAGACGGTCATGACCCGCTGCATCCAGTGCACCCGCTGCGTCCGCTTCGCCGAAGAGGTCGCAGGCGTAGAGGAAATCGGCGCGATCTATCGCGGCGAGAACATGCAGATCACCTCGTACCTCGAACAGGCCGTGTCGAGCGAGCTGTCGGGCAATGTCGTCGACCTGTGCCCGGTGGGCGCGCTGACGTCCAAGCCCTATGCGTTCGAGGCGCGTCCGTGGGAGCTGAAGAAAACGCTCGCCATCGACGTGATGGATGCGGTCGGCACCAATATCCGCCTCGACAGCCGGGGTCGTCAGGTGCTGCGCTGCGTGCCGCGCATCAACGACGAGGTGAACGAGGAGTGGGCGAGCGATAAGACGCGTCACGCGATCGACGGCCTGGTCCGTCGTCGCCTCGACCGTCCGTTCATCCGCCGCGACGGCAAGCTGGTTCCCGCCACCTGGGACGAGGCCTTCGCCGCGATCCGTGACGTGAACGCGGGTTCGAGCGTCGCCGCCATCGCAGGGGACCTGGTCGATTGCGAGACGATGTTCGCGGCCAAGGCGCTGCTCGCCAAGATGGGGTCGAGCCTGCTCGAAGGCCGTCAGACCGGCATGGACTATGACGTTTCCAGCCTGGCCGCGGTCAACTTCAACACGACCATCGCGGGCGTCGAGAAGGCCGATGCGATCCTGCTGATCGGCACCAATCTGCGCTGGGAAGCGCCGCTGGTGAACACCCGCATCCGCAAGGCGATCAAGAAGGGCGCCAAGGTCTTCGCCATCGGCCCCGAAACCGATCTGACCTACAAGGTCGAGTGGCTCGGCGCCGACCTGTCGGCGCTGGGCAACCTGCCCGAAGCCGTCACGGAGCTGTTCGGCAAGGCCGCCCGCCCGATGGTGATCGTCGGTGGCGCGGCGCTGAAGGGCGCGCATGGCGCGAGCCTGAAGCTGGTCGACCAGTTCAATCTGGTGCGGACGCTGGAGGACGGTTCGGCGTGGAACGGCTATAACGTCGTGCACATGGCGGCGTCGCGCATGGGCGGCCTGATGCTCGGTTACGCGCAGAAGGGCGGCATCGCGGATGTGGTTTCGGCCGCGCCGAAGCTGGCCTTCTTCCTGGGCGCCGACGAGGTGGACTTCGCCAAGTTGGGCAGCAGCTTCAAGGTGTTCGTCGGCCATCATGGCGACAAGGGTGCGCATCACGCCGATGTCATCCTGCCGGGCGCGACCTTTGCCGAGAAGTCGGGCACCTGGGTCAATCTGGAAGGCCGGGTGCAGCGCGGCGACCGTGCGGTGTTCGCACCGGGTGACGCGCGCGACGACTGGACGATCTTCCGTGCGCTGTCCGAAGTGCTGGGCCAGACCCTGCCGTTCGACACGCTGGACGAACTGCGCGCCGCCATGACCGCAGAGGTTCCGGCGCTGGGCCAGGTCGGCCTCGTGACCTTCGACTGGGCCGCGCCGTCGCTGAACGCGACCGCGTCCGGCACGCTGGAGGGTTACCCGATCAAGGACTTCTACCTCACCAACGCGATCTGCCGCGCCAGCCCGACGATGCAGCGCTGCTCGGCCGAACTGGTCCATGGTGAGACCTATGCGGAGGCAGCGGAGTGA
- the nuoI gene encoding NADH-quinone oxidoreductase subunit NuoI, translated as MSVAQYVKAFTLWEFVKGHALTLRYFFKPKATINYPFEKNPISPRFRGEHALRRYPNGEERCIACKLCEAICPAQAITIEAEPRDDGSRRTTRYDIDMTKCIYCGLCQEACPVDAIVEGPNFEFSTETREELIYDKSKLLDNGDRWESAIAANLAADAPYR; from the coding sequence ATGAGCGTCGCTCAGTACGTCAAGGCTTTTACGCTGTGGGAGTTCGTGAAGGGCCATGCGCTGACCCTTCGCTACTTCTTCAAGCCGAAGGCGACGATCAACTATCCGTTCGAGAAGAACCCCATCTCTCCGCGCTTCCGGGGCGAGCACGCGCTGCGTCGCTATCCGAATGGCGAGGAGCGGTGCATCGCGTGCAAACTGTGCGAGGCGATCTGCCCCGCCCAGGCGATCACGATCGAGGCGGAACCCCGCGACGACGGCAGCCGCCGCACGACGCGCTACGACATCGACATGACCAAGTGCATCTATTGCGGGCTGTGCCAGGAGGCTTGCCCTGTGGATGCCATCGTCGAGGGTCCGAACTTCGAATTTTCGACCGAGACCCGCGAAGAGCTGATCTACGACAAGTCGAAGTTGCTCGATAACGGTGACCGCTGGGAAAGCGCGATCGCGGCGAACCTTGCCGCCGATGCGCCGTACCGTTAA
- a CDS encoding NADH-quinone oxidoreductase subunit C, whose amino-acid sequence MRAPAPRYAANDGVIDAARAALGPWLIDAREHVGEVALVVDRANLVPAMIALRDTKGLEYQQLMEIAGVDYPERDERFEVVYCLLSLTRNHRLHVHVSTDEDKPVPSVTGLWPVAGWLEREVYDLYGVLFSGNSDLRRILTDYGFRGHPLRKDFPLTGYTELRYSEEEKRVVYEPVKLAQDFRNFDFQSPWEGAEYVLPGDEKGSQPQGKGAQTPASADAVKKADAAPDKTVAANAPEAKTTESPKQTGAGEPHPGNKAEGKPQDPDVVPGKGGGQNQ is encoded by the coding sequence GTGAGGGCGCCTGCTCCTCGTTATGCCGCCAATGACGGCGTGATCGATGCGGCCCGCGCCGCGCTCGGTCCCTGGCTGATCGACGCGCGCGAGCATGTCGGCGAGGTCGCTCTGGTCGTCGACCGTGCGAACCTGGTCCCGGCGATGATCGCGCTGCGCGATACCAAGGGGCTGGAATATCAGCAGCTGATGGAGATTGCGGGCGTCGACTATCCGGAGCGCGACGAGCGTTTCGAGGTGGTCTATTGCCTGCTCTCGCTGACCCGCAACCACCGCCTGCACGTCCATGTCTCGACCGACGAGGACAAGCCGGTTCCGTCGGTGACGGGGCTGTGGCCGGTCGCGGGCTGGCTGGAGCGTGAGGTCTACGACCTGTACGGCGTGCTGTTCTCGGGCAATAGCGACCTGCGTCGTATCCTGACCGACTATGGCTTCCGTGGCCATCCGCTGCGCAAGGACTTCCCGCTGACCGGCTATACCGAGCTGCGCTATTCGGAAGAGGAAAAGCGCGTCGTCTATGAGCCGGTGAAGCTGGCGCAGGACTTCCGCAATTTCGACTTCCAGAGCCCTTGGGAAGGTGCCGAATATGTCCTTCCGGGCGACGAGAAGGGCTCGCAGCCGCAGGGCAAGGGCGCGCAGACCCCGGCCAGTGCGGATGCGGTGAAGAAGGCCGATGCCGCGCCGGACAAGACCGTCGCCGCCAACGCGCCCGAGGCGAAGACCACCGAAAGCCCCAAGCAGACGGGCGCGGGCGAACCGCATCCGGGCAACAAGGCCGAAGGTAAGCCCCAGGACCCGGACGTCGTGCCGGGCAAGGGCGGAGGACAGAATCAGTGA
- a CDS encoding complex I 24 kDa subunit family protein, with amino-acid sequence MADAPNIPDEAEVRARWGNFAWTDENQKKANEILARYPKGREQSCSIPFLDLAQRQVGAETQTQGWLPVPVIEFVARQLGVAYMRIYEVATFYTMFNLAPVGRYHVQVCGTTPCMLRGSDDVLAACKNKGLIKGKTTPDGMFTLTEVECMGNCASAPMVQINDDNFEDLDYDRTVTILEALARGESPKTGTQEPGRHTVEPIGGPTTLTAMVGDNHDYRGEWGA; translated from the coding sequence ATGGCTGACGCTCCCAACATCCCCGACGAGGCCGAAGTCCGCGCCCGCTGGGGCAATTTCGCCTGGACCGACGAGAACCAGAAGAAGGCGAACGAGATCCTCGCGCGCTATCCCAAGGGTCGCGAACAGTCCTGTTCGATCCCGTTCCTTGATCTGGCCCAGCGCCAGGTCGGTGCCGAGACGCAGACGCAAGGGTGGTTGCCGGTTCCGGTGATCGAGTTCGTCGCGCGCCAGCTGGGTGTCGCCTATATGCGCATCTATGAGGTCGCGACCTTCTACACGATGTTCAACCTCGCGCCGGTCGGTCGTTACCACGTGCAGGTGTGCGGCACGACGCCGTGCATGTTGCGCGGGTCGGACGACGTGCTGGCGGCGTGCAAGAACAAGGGCCTGATCAAGGGCAAGACCACGCCCGACGGCATGTTCACGCTGACCGAGGTCGAGTGCATGGGCAACTGCGCCTCGGCGCCGATGGTCCAGATCAACGACGACAATTTCGAGGATCTGGATTACGACCGCACGGTCACGATCCTGGAAGCGCTGGCGCGGGGCGAGAGCCCCAAGACCGGCACGCAGGAGCCGGGTCGCCACACGGTCGAGCCGATCGGCGGTCCGACCACGCTGACCGCCATGGTCGGCGACAATCACGACTATCGCGGGGAGTGGGGCGCATAA
- a CDS encoding inositol monophosphatase family protein: protein MASHSGLLTIMERAARKAAPRLRRDFNEVQHLQVSRKGPADFVSMADKRAEETVFEELKKARPDWNFLMEEGGEIKGDPSKPRFIIDPLDGTSNFLHGIPHFAISIAVEEPLANGKREVTTGLIYQPLTDESFWAEKGRGAWLQDGRLRVSSRRDLSEALIATGIPFLGHGDFVQWSRIFGAIAPQVAGIRRFGSAALDLAWVAAGRYDGFWESGLKPWDAAAGMLLVREAGGFVSDFRGSDKSLDRGEYLAANEGLHSKLHKLLANALR from the coding sequence ATGGCCTCGCACTCCGGGCTTCTCACCATCATGGAACGCGCCGCGCGCAAGGCCGCCCCGCGTCTGCGCCGTGACTTCAACGAGGTCCAGCACCTCCAGGTCAGCCGCAAGGGTCCCGCCGACTTCGTGTCGATGGCCGACAAGCGCGCCGAGGAAACCGTCTTCGAGGAACTGAAGAAGGCGCGTCCCGACTGGAACTTCCTCATGGAGGAGGGCGGCGAGATCAAGGGCGATCCGTCCAAGCCGCGCTTCATCATCGACCCGCTCGACGGCACCTCGAACTTCCTGCACGGCATTCCGCACTTCGCCATCTCGATCGCGGTCGAGGAGCCGCTGGCGAACGGCAAGCGCGAAGTGACGACCGGCCTGATCTATCAGCCGCTGACCGATGAGAGCTTCTGGGCCGAAAAGGGCCGAGGCGCTTGGTTGCAGGACGGCCGCCTGCGCGTGTCGTCGCGTCGCGACCTGTCGGAGGCGCTGATCGCCACCGGCATCCCGTTCCTGGGTCATGGCGATTTCGTCCAGTGGAGCCGCATTTTCGGTGCGATCGCCCCGCAGGTCGCCGGTATCCGCCGCTTCGGCTCGGCCGCGCTCGACCTCGCCTGGGTCGCGGCAGGCCGTTACGACGGTTTCTGGGAGTCGGGCCTGAAGCCCTGGGACGCGGCGGCGGGCATGCTGCTGGTGCGAGAAGCGGGCGGTTTCGTCAGCGATTTCCGCGGCAGCGACAAGTCGCTCGACCGTGGCGAGTATCTGGCGGCGAACGAGGGCCTGCATTCCAAGCTGCACAAGCTGCTGGCCAACGCGCTGCGTTAA
- a CDS encoding NADH-quinone oxidoreductase subunit D has product MSDYVDELLHKTDAVDPTTGDVSIQNYTINFGPQHPAAHGVLRLVMELDGEIVERVDPHVGLLHRGTEKLIEYKTYSQALPYFDRLDYCSPMCMEHSFVLAVEKLLDLEVPLRAQYLRTFFAELTRISNHMLNIGSHVMDVGAMTPNLWLFEIREDCMNFYERASGARMHANYFRVGGVHQDVPLKLLTDIADWLDTRLPRLFEDAISLVANNRIFKQRNVDIAVVNREDAIKWGFSGPMIRGSGIPWDLRKSQPYDAYDKVDFDVPVGTSGDCYDRFMVRVEEVRQSARIMKQCLAQMPEGPVMATDRKVTPPKRGEMKRSMEALIHHFKLYTEGYHVPAGEVYVATESPKGEFGVYLVSDGSNKPYRCKIRPTAFSHLQAMEFMSKGHMLADTTAILGAMDIVFGECDR; this is encoded by the coding sequence GTGAGCGACTACGTCGACGAACTGCTCCACAAGACGGACGCCGTTGACCCGACCACGGGCGACGTGTCGATCCAGAACTATACGATCAACTTCGGCCCGCAGCATCCGGCGGCGCACGGGGTGCTTCGCCTCGTCATGGAGCTGGACGGCGAGATCGTCGAGCGCGTCGATCCGCATGTCGGCCTGCTGCATCGCGGCACCGAGAAGCTGATCGAATACAAGACCTATTCGCAGGCGCTGCCCTATTTCGACCGGCTCGACTATTGCTCGCCGATGTGCATGGAGCATAGCTTCGTGCTGGCGGTCGAGAAGCTGCTCGACCTCGAAGTGCCGCTGCGCGCCCAGTATCTGCGGACCTTCTTCGCCGAGCTGACGCGTATCTCGAACCACATGCTCAACATCGGCAGCCACGTCATGGACGTCGGCGCGATGACGCCGAATCTGTGGCTGTTCGAAATTCGCGAAGATTGCATGAACTTCTACGAGCGGGCCTCGGGCGCGCGCATGCACGCGAATTACTTCCGCGTCGGCGGCGTCCATCAGGATGTGCCGCTCAAGCTGCTGACCGATATCGCCGACTGGCTCGACACCCGTCTGCCGCGCCTGTTCGAGGACGCGATCAGCCTGGTGGCGAACAACCGCATCTTCAAGCAGCGCAATGTCGACATCGCGGTGGTGAACCGCGAGGACGCGATCAAGTGGGGCTTCTCCGGCCCGATGATCCGTGGCTCGGGCATTCCGTGGGACCTGCGCAAGTCGCAGCCCTATGACGCCTATGACAAGGTGGACTTCGACGTGCCGGTGGGCACCAGCGGCGACTGCTATGACCGGTTCATGGTGCGCGTCGAGGAAGTGCGCCAGTCGGCCCGGATCATGAAGCAGTGCCTGGCGCAGATGCCCGAAGGTCCGGTGATGGCGACCGATCGCAAGGTCACGCCGCCCAAGCGCGGTGAGATGAAGCGCTCGATGGAAGCGCTGATCCACCACTTCAAGCTCTATACCGAAGGGTATCACGTCCCCGCTGGTGAGGTGTATGTCGCGACCGAAAGCCCCAAGGGCGAATTCGGCGTGTATCTCGTTTCCGACGGATCGAACAAACCCTATCGCTGCAAGATCCGCCCGACTGCGTTCAGCCATCTCCAGGCCATGGAATTCATGTCCAAGGGCCATATGCTGGCGGACACGACTGCGATCCTGGGCGCGATGGACATCGTTTTTGGTGAATGTGACCGCTAA
- a CDS encoding NuoB/complex I 20 kDa subunit family protein has protein sequence MGVNLHSGPVEFKPQAHGGLAHDGQAVIQPDQGFFDGLNGELTDKGFLVTSTEELFQWARTGSLWWMTFGLACCAVEMIHVNMPRYDLERFGAAPRASPRQSDVMIVAGTLCNKMAPALRRVYDQMSNPKYVISMGSCANGGGYYHYSYSVVRGCDRIVPVDIYVPGCPPTAEALLYGVMQLQRKIRRAGSIER, from the coding sequence TTGGGAGTAAATCTTCACTCCGGTCCGGTTGAGTTCAAGCCGCAGGCCCATGGCGGACTCGCCCATGATGGCCAGGCCGTCATTCAGCCCGATCAGGGCTTTTTCGACGGGCTCAACGGCGAGCTGACCGACAAGGGCTTCCTCGTCACCTCGACCGAGGAGCTGTTCCAATGGGCGCGCACCGGCTCGCTCTGGTGGATGACCTTCGGTCTGGCGTGCTGCGCGGTGGAGATGATCCACGTGAACATGCCGCGTTACGATCTGGAGCGCTTCGGTGCCGCGCCGCGCGCGTCGCCGCGCCAGTCGGACGTGATGATCGTCGCGGGCACGCTGTGCAACAAGATGGCTCCGGCGCTGCGTCGTGTGTACGACCAGATGTCGAACCCGAAATACGTCATCTCGATGGGCAGCTGCGCCAATGGCGGCGGCTACTATCACTACAGCTATTCGGTGGTGCGCGGCTGTGACCGGATCGTGCCCGTGGACATCTATGTCCCCGGTTGCCCGCCGACCGCCGAAGCGCTGTTGTACGGCGTGATGCAGCTGCAGCGGAAGATCCGCCGCGCCGGGAGCATCGAACGGTGA
- a CDS encoding NADH-quinone oxidoreductase subunit J — protein MIQAIAFYIFATVVIVSAGLTIASRNPVHSVMWLILAFFNAAGLMVLCGAEFIAMLLVIVYVGAVAVLFLFVVMMLDIEVAAMRAGFARYLPLGLALAVALLAEVIIAFQAWSVGGVQLAARAAPIAPEVSNIQAIGNLLYTRYLFIFEGAGLVLLVAMIGAIVLTHRKRGGIRPQNIAKQNARQPHEAIRNINQPIGQGVEL, from the coding sequence GTGATACAGGCTATCGCCTTCTATATTTTCGCGACCGTGGTGATCGTGTCCGCAGGGCTCACGATCGCGTCGCGCAATCCGGTGCACTCGGTCATGTGGCTGATCCTGGCGTTCTTCAACGCCGCGGGCCTCATGGTGCTGTGCGGGGCCGAGTTCATCGCGATGCTGCTCGTCATCGTCTATGTGGGCGCGGTCGCGGTCTTGTTCCTCTTCGTCGTCATGATGCTCGATATCGAGGTCGCGGCGATGCGGGCGGGCTTTGCGCGCTATCTGCCGCTGGGCCTGGCACTCGCCGTCGCCCTGCTGGCCGAGGTCATCATCGCGTTCCAGGCGTGGAGCGTCGGCGGCGTGCAGCTGGCGGCCCGTGCGGCCCCGATCGCCCCGGAGGTGTCCAACATCCAGGCGATCGGCAACCTGCTGTACACGCGCTATCTGTTCATCTTCGAGGGTGCGGGCCTGGTCCTGCTCGTCGCGATGATCGGCGCGATCGTGCTCACGCATCGCAAGCGGGGCGGTATCCGTCCGCAGAACATCGCCAAGCAGAATGCGCGTCAGCCGCATGAGGCGATCCGCAACATCAATCAGCCCATCGGGCAGGGGGTGGAACTGTGA